The following are from one region of the Candidatus Aminicenantes bacterium genome:
- the dnaJ gene encoding molecular chaperone DnaJ yields MAKRDYYEILGVPRGAGGEEIKKAYRQAALRHHPDRNPGDKAAEDRFKEAAEAYSVLGDAEKRSTYDRFGHDGLRGESFQGFNSTVFEDFEDILGNFFGFNFGLGDLFGGGRRSRIQARGQDLALEIEISLEEAAAGTEKEIALDRAEPCLACHGSGSKPGTRKSACPTCGGRGQVRHQQGFFSVARTCLHCRGTGEIVSSPCEDCRGSGLKRSKKDLRVRIPAGIDGGTRLRLTGEGEAGERGTPRGDLYVGIRLQPHDFFERQESHLNCEVALSFAQAALGLTLEIPLLGGGVEKLKIPAGTQSGAIFRIKGQGIRELDSRRTGDLFVRVHVQTPADLGKDEKALLRQFASLRGEPLEIIDRETIRRTRPAAAKDGR; encoded by the coding sequence ATGGCCAAACGTGACTACTACGAGATCCTAGGCGTTCCCCGGGGCGCCGGCGGCGAGGAGATCAAGAAAGCCTATCGCCAGGCGGCCCTCCGCCACCATCCCGACCGCAACCCGGGCGACAAGGCGGCCGAGGATCGGTTCAAAGAGGCGGCCGAGGCCTACAGCGTCCTGGGCGACGCCGAGAAGCGCTCGACCTACGACCGGTTCGGGCACGACGGGCTGCGGGGCGAAAGCTTTCAAGGCTTCAACTCGACGGTCTTCGAGGATTTCGAGGATATCCTGGGCAATTTCTTCGGCTTCAACTTCGGCCTCGGCGACCTGTTCGGAGGCGGACGGCGATCGCGGATCCAAGCCCGGGGCCAGGACCTGGCCCTGGAGATCGAGATCAGCCTCGAGGAAGCGGCCGCCGGAACGGAAAAGGAGATCGCCCTGGACCGGGCTGAGCCTTGTTTAGCCTGCCACGGCTCGGGGAGCAAGCCAGGCACCCGCAAATCCGCCTGTCCGACTTGCGGCGGGAGAGGCCAGGTCCGTCATCAGCAAGGCTTCTTTTCTGTAGCCCGGACCTGCCTCCATTGCCGGGGCACCGGTGAGATCGTCTCCTCGCCCTGCGAAGACTGCCGGGGCAGCGGGCTCAAACGGAGTAAAAAAGACCTCCGCGTCCGCATTCCCGCCGGCATCGACGGCGGGACGCGCCTGCGGCTTACGGGCGAAGGCGAGGCCGGCGAACGGGGAACGCCGCGCGGCGACCTCTATGTCGGCATCCGGCTCCAGCCGCATGATTTCTTCGAACGGCAGGAGAGCCACCTGAACTGCGAGGTGGCGCTGTCGTTCGCCCAGGCCGCCCTGGGGCTGACGCTGGAGATCCCGCTGCTCGGCGGCGGCGTCGAGAAGCTCAAGATTCCGGCCGGGACCCAATCCGGAGCGATTTTTCGGATCAAAGGGCAGGGGATTCGGGAGTTGGACAGCCGCCGGACCGGGGATCTCTTTGTCCGCGTCCATGTTCAGACGCCGGCCGACCTCGGCAAGGACGAGAAGGCTTTGTTGCGTCAGTTCGCATCGCTGCGGGGCGAGCCCCTGGAGATCATCGACCGCGAAACGATCCGGCGGACCCGGCCTGCCGCGGCCAAGGATGGGCGGTGA
- a CDS encoding RsmE family RNA methyltransferase, producing MTANLFFLEKARLSGAECLLEGPEHHHLGRVARLRPGDEVWLFDEEGGKVKALVEEVGPERTRLKLGLRLAPGSSGPRVSLVQSLLKNKAMDEVVSGAVEWGVAAILTVLAERSVVRLEDGGGRKLDRWRQVALAAAKQCKSGRLPAFEPPVPLASFLAGDRAGRKVVLTEHGGRPFKDVIAAAAVLPASADDAWLVLIGPEGGFSEGEVGSIVAAGYEPVSLGANILRAETAALSAVAILIHAGSF from the coding sequence GTGACGGCCAACCTGTTTTTCCTGGAAAAAGCCCGACTGTCCGGGGCCGAATGCCTGCTGGAAGGACCGGAGCACCATCATCTCGGCCGGGTGGCGAGGCTGCGGCCCGGCGACGAAGTTTGGCTCTTCGACGAGGAGGGCGGCAAGGTCAAGGCCCTGGTGGAGGAGGTCGGCCCCGAACGGACCCGGCTGAAGCTGGGCCTCCGTCTCGCTCCCGGGAGCTCGGGCCCGCGCGTCTCGCTGGTTCAGAGCTTGTTGAAGAACAAGGCCATGGATGAAGTCGTTTCGGGCGCGGTCGAATGGGGTGTCGCGGCCATCCTGACCGTCCTGGCCGAACGATCGGTCGTCCGGCTGGAGGACGGGGGGGGCCGAAAGCTCGATCGATGGCGGCAGGTGGCCCTGGCCGCCGCCAAGCAGTGCAAGAGCGGCCGTTTGCCGGCCTTCGAGCCGCCGGTCCCGCTGGCCTCGTTCCTTGCCGGCGACCGGGCCGGCCGCAAAGTCGTTCTGACCGAGCACGGCGGCCGGCCGTTCAAGGACGTCATCGCCGCGGCCGCCGTTCTCCCCGCGTCCGCAGACGACGCTTGGCTGGTGCTGATCGGGCCGGAGGGCGGTTTCTCGGAAGGGGAAGTGGGCTCGATCGTCGCCGCGGGCTATGAACCGGTCAGCTTGGGGGCGAACATCCTACGAGCCGAGACGGCGGCTTTAAGCGCCGTCGCGATCCTGATCCACGCCGGGAGTTTTTGA
- a CDS encoding protein kinase: MQGQKVGKYEIIRSLGSGGFGSVYLAKDVWLDIKVAIKVPHKQSLELYKLLKEPRMQAALDHPNIVRLLAAEKVDKVFFFVMEYVRGRTLEKILQKEKTLDVPAAIDTIRQVAAGVEHAHKNKIIHRDLRPSNIMVSEEGQVKITDFGTSAWLQNVPYATTRIGSPPYMAPEQFLGKAGFAADIYSMGCILYEMLIGRPPIYDPDPFKILEKAQEGKITPPRIKNMRVPRELDEIVMKCLAAKTEERYERPGELLRALAEIRGEKHPKTEIDDILGRIRARERSTGDLCWNCRRPLPFRSRHCPYCGESG, translated from the coding sequence ATGCAGGGCCAGAAAGTAGGGAAGTACGAGATCATCCGGTCTCTGGGCAGCGGAGGATTCGGCTCCGTGTATCTGGCCAAGGACGTCTGGCTCGACATCAAAGTGGCCATCAAGGTCCCCCATAAGCAGTCCCTGGAGCTCTACAAGCTGCTCAAGGAGCCGCGCATGCAGGCGGCCCTGGACCATCCGAACATCGTTCGCCTGCTGGCGGCCGAGAAGGTGGACAAGGTCTTCTTCTTTGTCATGGAATACGTCCGGGGGCGGACCCTGGAGAAGATCCTGCAGAAGGAGAAGACCCTGGATGTACCGGCCGCGATCGACACCATCCGCCAGGTGGCGGCCGGTGTCGAGCATGCCCACAAGAACAAGATCATTCACCGCGACCTGAGGCCCTCGAACATCATGGTCTCCGAGGAAGGGCAGGTCAAGATCACCGACTTCGGAACCTCGGCCTGGCTCCAGAACGTCCCTTATGCCACGACCCGGATCGGATCGCCTCCCTATATGGCGCCCGAGCAGTTCCTGGGCAAGGCCGGGTTCGCGGCGGACATCTATTCCATGGGCTGCATTCTCTACGAGATGCTGATCGGCCGGCCGCCCATCTACGATCCCGACCCGTTCAAGATCCTGGAGAAAGCCCAGGAGGGCAAGATCACCCCGCCCCGGATCAAGAACATGCGGGTCCCGCGTGAGCTGGACGAGATCGTCATGAAATGCCTGGCGGCCAAGACCGAGGAGCGGTACGAACGTCCGGGCGAGCTGTTGCGGGCCCTGGCCGAGATTCGCGGCGAAAAGCATCCCAAGACCGAGATCGACGACATTCTGGGCCGGATCCGGGCCCGGGAGCGCTCGACGGGCGATCTGTGCTGGAACTGCCGGCGGCCCCTCCCGTTCCGCTCCCGCCATTGCCCCTACTGCGGCGAATCCGGCTGA
- a CDS encoding type IV pilus twitching motility protein PilT, producing MHIDDLLKIAIEMDASDVHIKVGNHPQFRVHGILVPLTQLPKLGPQDTEEIAFQVMNEAQKKRLEEDFDLDLAYSLPGFGRFRGSIFRQRGSLAVALRIIPFEVKSFQELLLPPVIEQIAATERGLVLVTGSTGSGKTTTLASIIDFINRSRREHIITIEDPIEYLHRDQKSVICQREVGWDVKSFARGLRGALREDPDIILVGEMRDLETIETAILAAETGHLVLSTLHTVDAPETINRIVSVFPPHQQRQIRLQLASILQAVISQRLVPRKDGRGRVPAVEVLLATPYVRECIQEREKTFLLRDAIGAGYSQYGMQTFDQSVFHLYDRAFISFEQGLRYSTSPDNFRLRVQGIQSTQDIAQEEMEKNLGKMKPERKPED from the coding sequence ATGCACATCGACGACCTGCTGAAGATCGCCATCGAGATGGACGCTTCCGACGTCCACATCAAGGTCGGCAACCACCCCCAATTCCGGGTTCACGGCATTCTGGTGCCCCTGACCCAGCTGCCCAAGCTCGGTCCCCAGGACACGGAGGAGATCGCCTTCCAGGTCATGAACGAAGCCCAGAAGAAGCGCCTGGAGGAGGATTTCGACCTGGACCTGGCTTACAGCCTGCCCGGGTTCGGCCGCTTCCGCGGCAGCATCTTCCGCCAGCGCGGTTCGTTGGCGGTGGCCCTGCGGATCATCCCCTTCGAGGTCAAAAGCTTCCAGGAGCTCCTGCTGCCGCCGGTGATCGAGCAGATCGCCGCCACCGAGCGCGGCCTGGTCCTGGTCACGGGCTCGACCGGCAGCGGCAAGACAACGACCCTGGCCTCGATAATCGATTTTATCAATCGGAGCCGCCGCGAGCACATCATCACCATCGAGGACCCGATCGAGTACCTGCATCGCGACCAGAAGAGCGTCATCTGCCAGCGCGAGGTCGGCTGGGACGTCAAGAGCTTCGCCCGCGGCTTGCGCGGCGCCCTGCGCGAGGATCCGGACATCATCCTGGTCGGCGAGATGCGCGACCTGGAGACGATCGAAACGGCCATCCTGGCGGCCGAGACGGGCCATCTCGTCCTCAGCACCCTTCATACGGTCGACGCTCCCGAGACGATCAACCGCATCGTCTCCGTCTTTCCGCCCCATCAGCAGCGCCAGATCCGGCTGCAGCTGGCCTCTATCCTGCAGGCGGTCATCTCGCAGCGGCTGGTGCCGCGCAAGGACGGGCGCGGCCGGGTGCCCGCGGTCGAGGTCCTGTTGGCCACTCCCTATGTCCGGGAGTGCATCCAGGAGCGGGAGAAGACCTTCCTCCTGCGCGATGCCATCGGCGCGGGCTACTCCCAGTACGGCATGCAGACCTTCGACCAGTCCGTCTTTCATCTCTACGACCGGGCCTTCATCTCGTTCGAGCAGGGGCTGCGCTATTCCACCAGCCCCGACAATTTCCGGCTCCGGGTCCAGGGTATCCAGTCCACCCAGGATATCGCCCAGGAGGAGATGGAGAAGAACCTGGGCAAGATGAAGCCCGAACGCAAACCCGAGGATTGA
- a CDS encoding lytic transglycosylase domain-containing protein, giving the protein MMKPMKRGFIRIGTLAVAACAVLSAAAPPAPGFPAYLKTKYDPLIRASALRNGLQVGLIHAVIQAESAYNRWAVSEAGAQGLMQLMPATAAFYGVADVFEPVQNIEGGVRYLKDLDRLYDGRTDLILAAYNAGQAAVEKYKGIPPYKETRAYIATVQAAFRKSGSRVRTRLFTVVDADGRKIVTNDPRLARRESR; this is encoded by the coding sequence ATGATGAAGCCGATGAAACGAGGCTTCATTCGGATCGGAACCCTGGCCGTCGCGGCCTGCGCGGTTCTGTCCGCCGCTGCTCCCCCCGCCCCCGGCTTTCCCGCCTACTTGAAGACTAAATATGACCCATTGATTCGGGCTTCCGCGCTCCGCAACGGGCTGCAAGTGGGCCTGATCCATGCGGTTATCCAGGCCGAATCGGCCTATAACCGCTGGGCCGTGTCCGAGGCCGGTGCGCAGGGCCTGATGCAGCTGATGCCCGCCACGGCCGCGTTCTATGGAGTTGCCGACGTTTTCGAGCCGGTTCAGAACATCGAGGGGGGCGTACGCTATCTAAAAGACCTCGACCGGCTTTACGACGGCCGCACCGACCTCATCCTGGCCGCCTACAACGCCGGGCAAGCGGCGGTCGAGAAATACAAAGGCATTCCTCCCTATAAGGAAACGCGGGCCTACATTGCGACCGTCCAGGCCGCTTTCCGCAAGAGCGGGAGCCGGGTCCGGACGAGGCTCTTCACGGTGGTGGATGCGGACGGCCGCAAGATCGTGACCAACGATCCGCGCTTGGCCCGGCGGGAATCCCGCTAG
- a CDS encoding diacylglycerol kinase family lipid kinase yields MRRFKTQVIVNPESAKGQTRRRWTQIKEGIRHFIRDFKVEFTEKPLQAIEIARSALRDGTDLVIGVGGDGTMNEIANGFYEDARLINPAASLGIVPSGTGCDLTRSLRIPPRLRGAMQVITEAPTRTIDVGRVAFRGGDGRPDERIFLNVADFGVGGEVVHKVNTRRLERKASSYVRCLVETMAHYKNKKVRIRVDGQELPRGEYLIGAVANGRIFGKGMKIAPDARLDDGLFDTVLVRGMRFVEFCLHGWRLMNGSHTGYRKVDVIRGRRVEADPEDDDPVLLEFDGEQLGTLPAVFTIAPRSLPIKGYL; encoded by the coding sequence TTGAGGCGCTTCAAGACCCAGGTCATCGTCAACCCCGAATCGGCCAAAGGTCAGACCCGGCGCCGCTGGACTCAGATTAAGGAAGGCATCCGCCACTTCATCCGGGATTTCAAGGTCGAGTTCACCGAGAAGCCCCTGCAAGCCATCGAGATCGCCCGCTCGGCGCTTCGCGACGGCACCGACCTGGTCATCGGCGTCGGCGGCGACGGGACGATGAACGAGATCGCCAACGGCTTCTACGAGGACGCCCGACTGATCAACCCGGCGGCCAGCCTGGGCATCGTGCCGTCCGGGACGGGCTGCGATCTGACCCGCTCGCTGCGGATCCCGCCGCGCCTGCGCGGCGCGATGCAGGTCATCACCGAAGCCCCGACCCGAACGATCGACGTCGGCCGGGTCGCGTTCCGCGGCGGTGACGGCCGCCCGGACGAGCGGATTTTTCTCAACGTCGCCGACTTCGGCGTCGGCGGCGAAGTCGTCCACAAGGTCAACACCCGGCGGCTGGAGCGGAAAGCCTCGTCCTACGTCCGCTGCCTGGTCGAGACCATGGCCCACTACAAGAATAAAAAAGTCCGCATCCGGGTGGACGGGCAGGAGCTTCCGCGCGGCGAATATCTGATCGGGGCCGTGGCCAACGGCCGGATTTTCGGCAAAGGCATGAAGATCGCGCCCGATGCGCGCCTCGACGACGGGCTCTTCGATACGGTCCTGGTCCGAGGCATGCGCTTCGTCGAGTTCTGCCTGCACGGCTGGAGGCTGATGAACGGCTCGCACACCGGCTACCGCAAGGTCGACGTAATCCGCGGCCGCCGGGTGGAAGCCGACCCCGAGGACGACGATCCGGTCCTTCTCGAGTTCGACGGCGAGCAGTTGGGCACCCTGCCGGCGGTCTTCACCATCGCGCCGCGCAGCCTGCCGATCAAGGGATATCTCTGA
- a CDS encoding DUF2085 domain-containing protein: MKTFRTRMAWFYGLTLAAGAVGLAAVAAAPLLMARGSRAAAFLYAVFAPLCHQQPERCFSLAGFPLAVCARCTGIYLGAFLGLIARPFLRPLTDLRPPCAAAFLAVSLPIAVDAAANLFGIWRSPGALRFATGLIWGPILPFYFLAGLGSLFASGAEKK, from the coding sequence ATGAAGACCTTCCGGACCCGGATGGCCTGGTTCTATGGCCTGACCCTGGCCGCCGGCGCCGTCGGGCTCGCCGCCGTCGCCGCCGCGCCCCTGCTCATGGCCAGGGGCTCGAGAGCCGCCGCCTTCCTCTATGCCGTCTTTGCCCCGCTCTGCCATCAGCAGCCGGAACGGTGCTTTTCCCTGGCCGGGTTTCCCCTCGCCGTCTGCGCCCGCTGCACCGGCATCTATCTGGGCGCCTTCCTCGGGTTGATCGCGCGGCCGTTCCTCCGTCCTCTCACCGACCTCCGCCCGCCTTGCGCCGCGGCGTTTCTAGCCGTGAGCCTGCCGATCGCCGTGGATGCGGCGGCCAACCTGTTCGGGATCTGGCGCTCCCCGGGAGCCCTGCGCTTCGCCACCGGATTGATCTGGGGGCCCATCCTGCCGTTCTATTTCTTGGCCGGTCTGGGGAGCCTGTTTGCGTCCGGAGCGGAAAAAAAATAG
- a CDS encoding glycosyltransferase family 87 protein → MRRTRPPAAVLYAVLLAVGLALLWVGKAGLRDFQVNLQAGDRLIHGETLYRTSDEHYQFKYAPFSAVIYAPLAGLPLTVAKSVWLALILGACFLAASWSARLAGLAVPDQPWRAAWPGLILAKYFLRELELGQINALITAVFLGMALLLTAREGRRAPLAEASAGLLAGLGAALKPYGVIMLPYLFLKRRWAALAAAVSFLGLSLLLPAAFYGWKGNWTVHAEWIRTLSRSTPPLLVSQDNVSLLAFFSKWLGPSATATWLYGAAVALLAAAVLFVLIRGDGISRPEPLEVGLLLLAIPLISPLGWEYTYLSAILAISVLLARWSSFSGAFRAVLTADFVLIALSLYDLMRPGLFHFYLGRSLPTLAFLILAAGLLDLRRRRAA, encoded by the coding sequence ATGCGACGCACTCGACCGCCGGCCGCCGTACTTTATGCCGTCCTCCTGGCCGTCGGGCTGGCCCTGCTCTGGGTCGGGAAAGCGGGCTTGCGAGATTTCCAGGTCAACCTCCAGGCCGGCGATCGGCTGATCCACGGCGAGACGCTTTACCGGACGTCGGACGAGCACTACCAGTTCAAGTACGCCCCGTTCTCGGCCGTGATCTACGCTCCGTTGGCCGGGCTTCCCTTGACCGTTGCGAAATCAGTCTGGCTGGCCTTGATCCTGGGCGCTTGTTTTCTGGCCGCTTCGTGGTCCGCTCGGTTGGCCGGTTTAGCGGTCCCCGATCAACCTTGGCGGGCGGCCTGGCCGGGGCTCATCCTGGCCAAGTATTTCCTGCGCGAGCTGGAATTGGGCCAGATCAACGCTCTGATCACCGCGGTCTTCCTGGGCATGGCCCTTCTGCTGACGGCACGGGAAGGCCGCCGCGCTCCCTTGGCCGAGGCGTCGGCGGGACTTCTGGCCGGACTGGGCGCGGCCCTCAAGCCTTATGGCGTCATCATGCTGCCCTACCTTTTCTTGAAAAGGCGCTGGGCGGCCTTGGCCGCGGCCGTCTCGTTCCTGGGCCTCTCGCTTCTCCTGCCCGCCGCCTTTTATGGCTGGAAAGGCAACTGGACCGTCCACGCGGAATGGATCCGGACCTTGTCGCGATCAACGCCGCCGCTGCTCGTGTCGCAGGACAATGTCTCTTTGCTGGCCTTCTTCTCCAAGTGGCTCGGTCCTTCCGCGACGGCGACCTGGCTCTATGGAGCCGCCGTTGCCCTTCTGGCCGCGGCCGTTCTCTTCGTCCTGATCAGGGGAGACGGAATCAGCCGCCCGGAGCCGCTGGAAGTCGGATTGCTCCTGCTGGCGATCCCGCTCATCTCGCCTCTTGGCTGGGAATATACTTATCTTTCCGCCATCTTGGCCATATCCGTCCTCCTGGCCCGCTGGTCGAGCTTTTCCGGAGCCTTCCGAGCCGTTCTTACGGCGGATTTCGTCCTGATCGCGCTTTCTCTTTACGACCTGATGCGACCGGGGCTGTTCCACTTCTACCTCGGCCGATCCCTTCCGACGCTGGCCTTCCTGATCCTGGCAGCCGGGCTCCTTGACTTGCGCCGGAGGCGGGCCGCGTAA
- a CDS encoding tetratricopeptide repeat protein, translating to MKHKSIIVCLCAALLLGSAVVLPAGQEDPAVKRLEDSGPGVLSLIAYDKDKKEIAKGSAVALAKDLALTNYHLISGAASAMGFNYKKKEVDVEGIVAVNKALDLALIRIKGKVTPLVPAPDALGKGKKVLAIGANEAGEIVVASGEIRDARDLGAGSTVAEISAAVPEAFAGGAVFGEDGKFVGLLTILDRQLRFVVPAAAFDGLNRAAAVQAFKTWTPEEYLGTVEGAWLAGRLYNWMEQSLNAQRNLEKVTKAQPNNLEAWTLLSAVYNKQRDFANAVTAFKKVIELDPQNVVAYLGLGDILVRMQKPMEAAPYLEKALAIDPSKKEALMFLGNAYQDAREWAKAADAYEKYLVAGPANAWTIYKSLGDCRLEANEFEKAAAAYGEALKTQPDDQSIAFRQAQSYERGGKLEQAEAAYAKLALMSPKDAGGHYQRILAMYDKANNPTKAVAAAKKLVELNPKDEQSFYNLGFMYQKMQNYPEAIANFRKAIELKPTYDFAWFQTGFCYYMQKNYAEAAKAFQKDVEIVPDNFYAYLYIGMCHMQTKQFTLAMDPMKKAVDLKPDDGTALFNLGIIYLNLHDKYSAQAVAKKLQAIDANLAVKLRGYIK from the coding sequence ATGAAGCATAAATCCATCATCGTCTGTCTTTGCGCGGCGCTGCTCCTCGGCTCCGCGGTGGTCCTGCCCGCGGGACAGGAAGATCCCGCCGTCAAGAGACTCGAGGATTCGGGGCCCGGCGTCCTGTCCCTGATCGCCTATGATAAGGACAAGAAGGAGATCGCCAAGGGCTCGGCCGTCGCCCTGGCCAAGGATCTGGCTCTGACCAACTACCACCTGATCAGCGGCGCGGCCTCGGCCATGGGCTTCAACTATAAGAAGAAGGAAGTCGACGTCGAAGGCATCGTGGCCGTCAACAAGGCCCTCGATCTGGCCCTGATCCGGATCAAGGGCAAGGTGACTCCGCTCGTCCCCGCGCCCGACGCCCTGGGCAAAGGCAAGAAAGTCCTGGCCATCGGCGCCAACGAAGCGGGCGAAATCGTCGTCGCCTCGGGCGAGATCCGGGATGCCCGCGATCTGGGAGCAGGATCCACGGTCGCGGAAATCAGCGCCGCAGTGCCCGAGGCTTTCGCCGGTGGAGCGGTGTTCGGCGAGGACGGCAAGTTCGTCGGCCTGCTGACGATCCTGGATCGCCAGCTCCGGTTCGTCGTGCCGGCGGCCGCTTTCGACGGTCTGAATCGGGCCGCGGCCGTCCAGGCGTTCAAAACCTGGACGCCCGAAGAATATCTGGGCACGGTGGAAGGCGCCTGGCTGGCGGGCCGCCTCTACAACTGGATGGAGCAATCCCTCAACGCCCAGCGCAACCTGGAGAAGGTGACCAAGGCCCAGCCGAACAACCTGGAAGCCTGGACCTTGCTGTCCGCGGTCTACAACAAGCAGCGCGATTTCGCCAACGCCGTGACGGCCTTCAAGAAGGTCATCGAGCTTGACCCCCAAAACGTCGTCGCCTATCTAGGCTTGGGCGATATCCTGGTCCGGATGCAGAAGCCGATGGAAGCTGCGCCCTACCTGGAGAAGGCTCTGGCCATCGACCCCTCCAAGAAGGAAGCCCTGATGTTTCTGGGCAACGCCTATCAGGACGCCCGGGAATGGGCCAAGGCGGCGGATGCTTATGAGAAGTACCTGGTGGCCGGCCCGGCCAACGCCTGGACGATCTACAAAAGCCTGGGCGACTGCCGGCTGGAAGCGAACGAGTTCGAAAAAGCAGCCGCCGCGTACGGCGAGGCACTGAAAACCCAACCCGACGACCAATCCATCGCCTTTCGGCAGGCCCAGTCCTATGAGCGGGGCGGCAAGCTGGAGCAGGCCGAGGCGGCCTACGCCAAGCTGGCGCTAATGAGTCCCAAGGACGCCGGCGGCCACTACCAGCGAATCCTGGCGATGTACGACAAGGCCAACAACCCGACCAAGGCCGTGGCTGCGGCCAAGAAGCTCGTCGAGCTGAACCCGAAGGACGAACAGTCCTTCTACAACCTCGGGTTCATGTATCAGAAGATGCAGAACTACCCGGAGGCGATCGCCAATTTCCGCAAGGCCATCGAGCTGAAGCCCACCTACGATTTTGCCTGGTTCCAGACCGGCTTCTGTTATTACATGCAGAAGAACTACGCCGAAGCGGCCAAAGCCTTCCAGAAGGACGTCGAGATCGTTCCCGACAATTTCTACGCCTACCTCTACATCGGCATGTGCCACATGCAGACCAAGCAGTTCACCCTGGCCATGGACCCGATGAAAAAGGCCGTCGACCTGAAGCCGGACGACGGGACGGCGCTTTTCAACCTGGGCATCATCTACCTTAATCTGCACGACAAATACAGCGCCCAGGCAGTGGCCAAGAAACTGCAGGCGATTGACGCCAACTTGGCCGTCAAGCTGCGCGGCTACATCAAGTAA
- the tig gene encoding trigger factor, whose product MTEPIERLKSTVKDLAPTRKEVEAELSAAEVAHEFEHVLEHYAERARMKGFRAGRAPKDMVKQVYQHEIQHELVDRLVPMVLEEILTAHGIHPVGSPVIEDLSIEAGAPLKFKAVVEIWPDFALPAYRKVRTTRRSAEVPEADVDKTIEDLRRKAAEYIPVEDRAVVAGDYVVVETQARDLRTKRMRPVEKAVVLVGRPGNDPAVDENVRGLRPGESKSFQSTYPEDAPVRALAGKDIETTLKVQSIKAERLPELNDDFAKSLGEFDSLAVLREKVRSELGKAREAQARRDASEDVLAQLIEQTAIDLPEGAVEEEAEEVLKKTFQSIPAESVTPELVEQFRPRAREQAVGAIKRQLLLRRIAEAEKIEVGEDEVDQEIRDLARANGVPAPRLLESFAQEGRRDGLKANLVLRKAVDFLVGQAIME is encoded by the coding sequence ATGACCGAACCGATCGAGCGCCTGAAAAGCACGGTGAAGGATCTAGCCCCCACCCGCAAGGAAGTCGAGGCCGAACTGAGCGCGGCCGAGGTGGCCCACGAGTTCGAACACGTCTTGGAGCATTACGCCGAGCGGGCCCGGATGAAAGGGTTCCGGGCCGGACGGGCGCCCAAGGACATGGTTAAGCAGGTCTACCAGCACGAGATCCAGCACGAGCTGGTCGATCGGCTGGTCCCCATGGTCCTGGAGGAGATCCTGACGGCTCACGGCATTCATCCCGTCGGCAGCCCGGTCATCGAGGACCTCTCGATCGAGGCTGGGGCGCCCCTGAAGTTCAAGGCCGTGGTCGAAATCTGGCCGGACTTCGCTTTGCCGGCCTACCGCAAGGTCCGGACGACCCGCCGCTCGGCCGAGGTTCCCGAGGCCGACGTGGACAAGACGATTGAGGACCTGCGGCGCAAAGCGGCCGAATACATCCCCGTCGAGGACCGCGCCGTCGTCGCCGGCGACTACGTCGTCGTCGAGACGCAGGCTCGCGACCTCCGGACTAAGCGGATGCGGCCGGTCGAAAAGGCCGTCGTCCTCGTCGGCCGCCCGGGCAACGACCCGGCCGTGGACGAGAACGTCCGGGGCCTTCGGCCGGGTGAAAGCAAGTCCTTCCAATCGACCTACCCCGAAGACGCCCCGGTCCGGGCTCTGGCCGGCAAGGACATCGAGACCACGCTCAAAGTCCAGTCGATCAAGGCCGAACGCTTGCCCGAGCTCAACGACGATTTCGCCAAGAGCTTGGGCGAGTTCGACAGCTTGGCCGTCCTGCGCGAAAAGGTCCGCTCCGAGCTCGGCAAGGCCCGCGAAGCCCAGGCTCGGCGGGATGCTTCCGAGGACGTCCTGGCCCAGCTCATCGAGCAGACCGCCATCGACCTGCCCGAGGGAGCGGTCGAAGAGGAAGCCGAGGAAGTCCTGAAAAAGACCTTCCAATCGATTCCGGCCGAAAGCGTCACCCCCGAGCTCGTCGAGCAGTTCCGCCCGCGGGCCCGCGAGCAGGCCGTCGGGGCGATCAAGCGACAGCTCCTGCTGCGCCGGATCGCCGAGGCCGAGAAGATCGAAGTCGGCGAAGACGAAGTCGATCAGGAGATCCGCGACCTGGCCCGAGCCAATGGCGTGCCGGCGCCCCGGCTCCTCGAATCCTTCGCTCAGGAAGGCCGTCGAGACGGGCTCAAAGCCAATCTGGTCCTGCGCAAGGCCGTTGACTTCCTGGTCGGCCAGGCTATAATGGAGTAA